A single Sporomusaceae bacterium DNA region contains:
- a CDS encoding phage tail protein I — MAKILQSVKMADILPPNLLGDEDIQAIAEAIDEEMQLLVADINQGLHLPRLNELVEAVVALLAWQWHVDFYDSALPIAKKRELVRQSIAWHRRKGTPGVVQEMVSTVLSSGVVSEWFEYGGDPYKFKVETDEIISDETVYDRLFSLILAVKNERSWLESVTIRRTWSGAVYFGAAQVFGKTLTLYPVAFTMESVTGPTYFGGALHSGKILSLEVS, encoded by the coding sequence ATGGCTAAGATTCTTCAATCCGTGAAGATGGCCGACATACTGCCGCCAAACCTTCTGGGCGATGAGGATATTCAGGCCATCGCCGAAGCGATAGACGAGGAGATGCAGCTGCTGGTGGCCGACATAAATCAGGGACTGCACCTGCCGCGTCTAAACGAACTGGTCGAGGCGGTCGTCGCCCTGCTGGCCTGGCAGTGGCACGTTGATTTCTACGATTCGGCACTGCCGATCGCGAAAAAGCGTGAGCTTGTCAGGCAGTCGATAGCCTGGCACCGGCGGAAAGGTACCCCCGGCGTTGTACAGGAAATGGTGTCGACAGTTTTATCGAGTGGCGTTGTCTCCGAATGGTTTGAATACGGCGGCGATCCGTACAAGTTCAAGGTCGAAACGGACGAGATAATTTCCGATGAGACGGTTTATGATCGTCTTTTTAGTTTGATTCTGGCTGTCAAAAACGAGCGCTCCTGGTTGGAGAGCGTGACGATCCGGCGGACGTGGTCGGGCGCCGTCTATTTTGGGGCAGCGCAGGTTTTCGGCAAAACTCTGACCTTGTACCCGGTTGCGTTCACTATGGAATCGGTCACTGGGCCGACGTATTTTGGAGGCGCGCTGCATAGCGGTAAAATACTGAGTTTGGAGGTGTCGTGA
- a CDS encoding phage tail protein, whose product MAFNGMTMTTKGVTLQTKVQAGATLAFTKIKLGDGTLPVGGTLEALTDLVSPKLVVNIESVTSLEDGTWRVRGTLTNTGLVTGFFVREVGLFGTDPDDGEVLYSVANAGSQCDYLPAGGGAVVVEQVVDIVVAISSSATVTATINEAAVFVSLATMLEMLGLYLPLAGGTMSGAIAMDSNKVTGLADGTTIGDAVHFGQFANTAGASGYQKLPGGKILQWGTTGSLTHNTPATVTFPMAFPTACRGFFPCINGDIGTTATSLQVTALSASQATVKHIADTSASANYFYLAIGE is encoded by the coding sequence ATGGCATTTAACGGTATGACTATGACGACCAAGGGCGTTACCCTGCAGACCAAGGTTCAGGCTGGGGCGACGCTCGCATTTACGAAAATTAAGCTGGGCGACGGCACGTTGCCCGTGGGGGGTACTCTGGAGGCACTGACCGACCTGGTAAGCCCGAAGCTGGTTGTCAATATTGAATCGGTTACGTCCCTGGAGGACGGTACCTGGCGGGTGAGGGGAACGCTCACAAATACCGGTCTTGTGACCGGCTTTTTTGTGCGCGAGGTCGGCCTGTTCGGCACCGATCCGGATGACGGTGAGGTCTTGTACTCGGTAGCCAACGCAGGCAGCCAATGCGATTACCTGCCGGCCGGCGGCGGGGCTGTTGTAGTCGAGCAGGTCGTCGATATCGTGGTGGCTATCAGTAGCTCGGCGACGGTGACGGCGACCATCAACGAAGCGGCGGTGTTCGTTTCACTGGCGACCATGCTGGAGATGCTGGGGCTGTATCTCCCCCTGGCCGGCGGCACAATGTCCGGTGCCATCGCCATGGACAGCAACAAGGTAACCGGACTAGCAGACGGCACGACCATCGGCGACGCCGTTCATTTCGGTCAGTTCGCCAACACCGCGGGTGCCTCGGGGTACCAAAAACTGCCCGGCGGTAAGATTTTACAATGGGGAACGACTGGGTCGCTAACGCATAATACTCCCGCGACTGTTACTTTCCCTATGGCATTTCCAACCGCATGTCGCGGTTTTTTCCCGTGTATTAATGGAGATATTGGTACCACGGCTACCAGCTTACAGGTCACAGCTCTTTCAGCCTCACAGGCGACCGTAAAGCATATTGCGGATACAAGTGCATCCGCAAACTATTTCTATTTGGCGATAGGCGAATAG
- a CDS encoding N-acetylmuramoyl-L-alanine amidase — protein sequence MARIMLDPGHDGAVDPGAIGQAGTQEAVMAMTFCEELARILAGRGHEVELTRYGPDAEMESLTKRAMKANDWGADVLLSVHYNAFVSAGAHGFEVWTTSGHTRSDDLATLIYNNMLALVPEVDGRPDMSDGDPDKEENFTVITVAAMPAVLVELLFITNPTEEMLANDATFRQRQQEAIALAVDQFLGVA from the coding sequence ATGGCCAGAATAATGCTTGACCCCGGCCACGATGGAGCGGTCGACCCCGGCGCGATCGGCCAGGCCGGAACCCAAGAGGCCGTCATGGCCATGACCTTCTGCGAGGAGCTCGCACGCATCCTGGCCGGCCGCGGCCACGAGGTGGAGCTGACCCGCTACGGCCCGGACGCCGAGATGGAAAGCCTGACGAAACGGGCGATGAAAGCCAACGACTGGGGCGCGGACGTCCTTTTGTCCGTCCACTACAACGCATTTGTCAGCGCCGGTGCTCACGGCTTCGAGGTATGGACCACCAGCGGCCATACTCGCAGCGATGACCTGGCCACGCTGATATACAACAACATGCTGGCGCTGGTGCCCGAGGTTGACGGCCGGCCGGATATGTCTGACGGAGATCCGGACAAAGAAGAGAACTTCACCGTCATCACGGTGGCCGCCATGCCGGCGGTGCTCGTCGAGTTGCTGTTCATCACCAACCCGACCGAAGAGATGCTGGCCAACGACGCGACCTTCCGACAGCGGCAGCAGGAGGCCATCGCCCTGGCAGTCGATCAGTTTCTGGGGGTGGCGTAG
- a CDS encoding DUF6471 domain-containing protein, which translates to MSNFIKAKIVESGMTMTEVVKALNERGKEGSIQNLSQKLTRGSLRYDEAVEIADIIGYEIQWHKK; encoded by the coding sequence ATGTCAAATTTCATCAAGGCAAAAATCGTCGAGTCCGGCATGACAATGACCGAAGTCGTCAAGGCGCTGAATGAGCGGGGCAAAGAAGGCAGCATACAAAACCTAAGCCAGAAGCTGACACGGGGCAGCCTTCGGTATGACGAGGCTGTAGAGATCGCCGATATTATCGGCTACGAGATCCAATGGCATAAAAAATAG
- a CDS encoding helix-turn-helix transcriptional regulator translates to MDIAKRILLYCDALNISVNHLADISGIAQSTLQSLVSGSTSTTQLSTIEKICDGLGITLEDFFRDSNDLPIEAQQELNLFKQYLKWKYKT, encoded by the coding sequence ATGGATATTGCAAAACGCATATTACTATATTGTGATGCCTTAAACATATCCGTTAACCACTTAGCAGACATATCAGGCATAGCTCAATCTACACTTCAAAGTCTCGTCTCAGGTTCAACATCAACTACACAGCTCAGCACTATCGAAAAAATTTGCGATGGTCTAGGAATTACTCTGGAGGACTTTTTCCGAGATAGCAACGATTTGCCCATTGAAGCCCAACAAGAATTGAATCTATTTAAACAATACCTGAAGTGGAAATATAAAACCTGA
- a CDS encoding helix-turn-helix transcriptional regulator, translating into MMDDDLGKYIVTLRLQSDVSQLTLCQRIGKSRGWLTRRENGRASLSASDLYIIAQALKAPVDAFATDLS; encoded by the coding sequence ATGATGGACGACGACCTTGGTAAGTACATTGTAACTCTTCGCCTTCAATCCGATGTTTCGCAGTTAACCTTGTGCCAAAGAATCGGTAAGTCCAGAGGATGGTTAACGCGTCGGGAGAACGGGCGAGCCAGTCTCTCGGCCAGCGACTTATATATTATTGCCCAAGCGTTAAAAGCCCCGGTTGATGCTTTCGCTACAGATTTATCCTAA
- a CDS encoding diguanylate cyclase — MRMNSLKTKIAVSVSLLVVLLATLTSSYILSYFEATFKKTIAEQEFTLISGMAQEIDNKLETVHNALIAVSKSIDPVLLADPDKAQAYLDSKAGLNSLFDNHIFFFSPAGNIIAESPFEPGRRGLSFAHREYIQKTLELGKPYIGEPYISSQSHGHPAIMLTAPIYDADGKLVGIIAGGLDLIKDNFLGTLTRTKLGQTGFLYLYDTNRTMIIHPDTERTLKRDVPPGVNNLFDQAIKGFEGSEETISSRGVHHLATFKHLTKTNWILAAHHPIREVYDPIIKARQYFVIALVAGVLLILIGIWFIVGNFTAPLVAFTRHVEKVGGNQGERRFSAIFPNDEIGALSTAFNKMLSELDGKAASLEKSEELYRTITEFASDMVFWRGPAGEMFYISPNCERVTGYQDCDFYAHPRLLDDIVYFGDMARWQAYTGRLGDTASGSLEFRIVTKEGSVRWINCVTRQVFNDKGEFLGFRGSHQDITDRKRAEEQLHFVSLHDYLTGFRNRASFEKDLDFFAHSGCLPVSLVVCDVDGLKFVNDTLGHNAGDELLIKVAAILKEHFSADAAIYRFGGDEFIAILPVTDQETVAKLCHGLRSAIVRHNDDSEMPISVSIGYATGASANIDMATLFKEADDNMYREKLNHNLNARSTTLAALTKAMEARDSFTADNAARMERLIALFGEKVGLSEKARNDLQLLAKFHDVGKVGIDDSILLNPGPLTAQERIMMQRHVEIGYRIAISTPNLAPVAELILKHHEWWNGEGYPLQLQGDKIPLECRVFAIVDAYDAMVSDRPYRAAMTHTQALAEIKRCAGAQFDPYLAEVFVAAMAVRETDE, encoded by the coding sequence ATGAGAATGAACAGCCTGAAAACAAAAATAGCCGTTTCCGTTTCCTTGCTGGTGGTCCTGCTCGCTACATTAACATCTTCTTATATCCTTTCCTATTTCGAAGCAACATTCAAAAAAACGATCGCCGAGCAGGAGTTTACCCTGATTTCCGGCATGGCGCAGGAAATCGACAATAAGCTGGAAACGGTGCATAATGCCCTCATCGCGGTCAGCAAATCGATCGACCCGGTATTGCTGGCCGATCCGGACAAGGCCCAGGCATACCTTGACTCCAAGGCAGGCTTAAATTCATTATTCGATAACCATATTTTTTTCTTTTCCCCTGCCGGCAACATCATCGCCGAATCGCCTTTTGAGCCCGGACGCCGCGGCCTGAGCTTCGCGCACCGCGAATACATCCAGAAAACGCTGGAGTTGGGCAAGCCATACATCGGCGAGCCATACATCTCCAGCCAATCTCATGGTCACCCCGCGATCATGCTCACCGCCCCCATATACGATGCCGACGGAAAGCTTGTCGGTATAATCGCCGGCGGTTTAGATCTGATAAAAGACAACTTTCTCGGTACTTTAACCCGTACCAAGCTCGGCCAAACGGGTTTTTTGTACCTATATGACACTAACCGGACAATGATTATCCATCCCGATACCGAACGGACCCTCAAAAGAGACGTTCCTCCCGGCGTCAACAATTTGTTTGACCAGGCAATCAAGGGCTTTGAGGGGTCGGAAGAAACCATAAGCTCCCGTGGAGTCCATCATCTGGCAACCTTCAAGCACCTGACCAAGACGAACTGGATTTTGGCCGCCCATCATCCCATCAGGGAAGTGTATGATCCGATTATCAAGGCCAGGCAGTACTTCGTTATCGCGCTCGTTGCCGGAGTTCTCCTCATTCTCATAGGTATCTGGTTCATCGTCGGTAATTTTACCGCTCCGCTTGTGGCCTTCACCCGGCACGTCGAAAAAGTCGGCGGCAATCAAGGGGAACGGCGCTTCAGCGCCATATTTCCCAACGATGAGATCGGCGCCTTGTCCACAGCTTTCAACAAAATGCTCAGTGAGCTTGACGGCAAAGCCGCATCACTGGAAAAAAGCGAAGAGCTATACCGCACCATTACCGAGTTTGCCTCCGATATGGTGTTTTGGCGCGGCCCAGCCGGCGAAATGTTTTACATTTCTCCCAACTGCGAACGGGTCACCGGGTATCAAGATTGCGATTTCTATGCACACCCGCGCCTGCTTGACGACATCGTATATTTTGGCGACATGGCCAGATGGCAGGCATATACCGGCAGACTCGGCGATACCGCATCCGGAAGCCTTGAGTTTCGCATCGTGACCAAGGAAGGCAGCGTCCGCTGGATAAACTGCGTAACTCGCCAGGTATTCAACGATAAGGGCGAATTCCTCGGTTTTCGCGGCAGTCATCAGGATATCACCGACCGCAAGCGCGCCGAAGAGCAACTACACTTTGTAAGTTTGCACGATTACCTGACTGGCTTCCGAAATCGGGCCAGTTTCGAAAAGGACCTGGATTTCTTCGCTCATTCCGGCTGCCTGCCGGTAAGCCTGGTCGTCTGCGACGTCGACGGCCTGAAATTCGTCAACGATACTCTGGGGCACAACGCCGGCGACGAGTTGCTGATCAAAGTGGCCGCTATTCTGAAAGAGCACTTTTCCGCCGATGCAGCTATTTACCGTTTTGGCGGCGACGAGTTTATCGCCATCCTGCCGGTCACCGACCAGGAAACCGTCGCCAAACTGTGCCATGGTCTCAGGAGCGCCATCGTCCGTCATAATGACGACAGCGAAATGCCGATCAGCGTGTCGATCGGTTATGCCACCGGCGCTTCGGCCAACATTGACATGGCCACCCTGTTCAAAGAAGCGGACGACAACATGTATCGCGAAAAACTCAATCACAACTTAAACGCCCGCAGCACGACGCTCGCCGCTCTTACTAAAGCGATGGAAGCCCGCGACTCGTTTACAGCGGACAACGCTGCCCGGATGGAGCGGCTGATTGCGTTGTTCGGCGAAAAAGTCGGGTTAAGCGAAAAAGCTAGGAACGATCTGCAATTATTGGCCAAGTTTCACGATGTTGGCAAGGTGGGGATAGACGACAGCATTCTTTTAAACCCCGGTCCTCTTACGGCGCAAGAGCGGATTATGATGCAGCGCCACGTCGAAATCGGCTACCGTATTGCCATTTCCACCCCCAATCTTGCTCCTGTCGCCGAACTCATCCTAAAGCACCACGAGTGGTGGAACGGCGAAGGCTATCCCCTGCAGCTGCAGGGAGACAAGATCCCCCTCGAGTGTCGGGTATTCGCCATTGTGGACGCCTATGACGCGATGGTCAGCGATAGGCCCTACCGGGCTGCTATGACGCACACCCAGGCCCTCGCCGAGATCAAGCGTTGCGCCGGCGCTCAGTTCGACCCCTACCTGGCAGAAGTGTTCGTAGCCGCGATGGCGGTCCGGGAAACAGACGAATAA
- a CDS encoding GRAM domain-containing protein, with amino-acid sequence MYVFKLNDNESILKKGVGFAQIGVKAGLGALYLTTERLVFIGYERTSITSTVEEEVPLEHIEELKAMKTFVLLANAIEISTIRGRRFRINIDDRDRWIEAINEQMDKI; translated from the coding sequence ATGTACGTATTCAAACTCAACGACAACGAAAGCATTCTGAAGAAAGGCGTCGGTTTTGCGCAAATAGGCGTAAAGGCCGGTTTGGGGGCGCTTTACTTAACGACCGAGCGGCTTGTGTTTATCGGGTACGAGCGTACTTCGATCACCAGCACTGTAGAAGAAGAAGTTCCCCTCGAACACATCGAGGAACTAAAAGCGATGAAAACCTTCGTTCTGCTGGCGAACGCGATTGAAATCAGCACCATCCGCGGGCGGCGGTTCCGCATCAATATCGATGACCGCGACAGATGGATCGAAGCGATTAATGAGCAGATGGACAAAATATAA
- the ytxC gene encoding putative sporulation protein YtxC — translation MKILSLGLSGAPDEVRARLQRDCRTLVQEGFRVAVDESSKGNYTFLGCNIAEGELSFRNYEHVKNMLKAYVAQILAEHIVVYEEKKLIRKIISHNYYYFGEHERAAIYDNALKLLGEPGGDFGLTDRSNRILVKLKEYFDIHHELVLDGFISFRLKDYHDRLTEIVDKAVDEYMLDMEYKEFIRVLRYFVDVQETQVDEVHIVLGDGDTFKIRDARGRNIHNQYLESLMIGNEEINYEDLLISALITIAPQTVMLHFSSELGKTHSAVETIQKVFAGRVSICRGCSLCISNIGIPETERN, via the coding sequence GTGAAGATACTCTCTCTTGGCTTAAGCGGCGCCCCAGACGAGGTCCGGGCCAGGCTTCAGCGCGACTGCCGGACATTGGTGCAGGAAGGGTTTCGAGTGGCGGTCGACGAGAGCAGCAAAGGGAATTATACCTTTCTTGGCTGTAACATCGCAGAAGGGGAGCTTTCCTTTCGCAACTATGAACACGTCAAAAACATGCTCAAAGCCTATGTCGCCCAAATATTGGCAGAACATATCGTCGTCTATGAAGAGAAAAAGCTTATCCGTAAAATCATCAGCCACAACTATTACTACTTCGGCGAGCATGAGCGCGCAGCCATTTATGACAATGCCCTGAAACTGCTTGGCGAACCAGGCGGCGATTTCGGCTTAACTGACCGCAGTAATAGGATCCTGGTCAAACTCAAGGAATACTTCGACATCCATCACGAACTCGTGCTGGACGGCTTTATTTCCTTCCGCCTCAAGGACTACCACGACCGGCTGACCGAGATCGTGGACAAGGCGGTTGACGAATACATGCTCGACATGGAATACAAAGAATTCATCCGGGTTCTCCGATACTTCGTCGATGTGCAGGAAACCCAGGTTGATGAGGTTCATATCGTCCTCGGCGACGGAGACACCTTCAAAATCCGGGATGCCCGCGGAAGGAACATCCATAATCAATACCTGGAATCCCTGATGATCGGGAACGAGGAAATCAACTACGAGGATCTTTTGATCAGCGCCCTGATTACGATCGCCCCGCAGACCGTCATGCTGCACTTCTCGTCCGAACTTGGCAAAACCCACTCCGCCGTGGAAACCATCCAGAAAGTATTTGCCGGACGGGTCAGCATATGCCGGGGCTGTAGCCTGTGCATCAGCAATATCGGTATCCCCGAGACGGAGAGGAATTGA
- the thrS gene encoding threonine--tRNA ligase — MDKVKITLKDGAVREAAAGASLQEVAESISRNLGKNALAAKVNGQTVDLRQKIEQDAQVEFLTFEDAEGKEALRHSASHILAQAVKRLYGNVKLGIGPSIANGFYYDIDTAHTFVPEDLEKIQAEMEKIVKADLPIERMETSREEALKQFGEMGETYKQELIRDLPEDVTISLYKQGEFVDLCAGPHVPSTGRVKAIKLQSLAGAYWRGDQHNKMLQRIYGTAFEKKSDLDDYLTMLEEAAKRDHRKLGRELDLFSIQDEGPGFPFFHPKGMIVRNELENFWRQLHVKYGYQEIKTPIILHQKLWQQSGHWDHYKNNMYFTTIDDEGYAVKPMNCPGGILIYRSQHHSYREFPLRTCELGLVHRHELSGALHGLMRVRSFTQDDAHIFCLPSQIKSEIKGVIDLFNTIYGTFGMSYHAELSTKPEKAMGSDEVWEEATEALREALEEYGMVYKINPGDGAFYGPKIDFHLRDSIGRTWQCGTIQLDMQMPEKFDLTFVGEDGQKHRPVMIHRTCYGSIERFIGILIEHYVGAFPVWLAPVQVKILPITDRQIEYAHTLAAQMKAKNIRVEIDDRNEKIGYKIREGQMEKVPYMLIIGDKEKDTGTVAVRQRGKGDIGSVPAADFIAGVMDEIVAKS, encoded by the coding sequence GTGGACAAAGTAAAAATTACCCTGAAGGACGGGGCAGTGAGGGAAGCGGCCGCAGGGGCATCGCTGCAGGAAGTGGCGGAATCAATAAGCCGCAATCTCGGCAAAAACGCTCTCGCCGCCAAAGTGAACGGCCAAACCGTCGACCTCCGGCAAAAAATAGAGCAAGACGCTCAGGTAGAATTTCTGACCTTCGAGGATGCCGAGGGCAAAGAGGCGCTGCGGCACAGCGCCTCGCACATCCTTGCCCAGGCTGTCAAAAGACTGTACGGCAACGTCAAACTCGGCATCGGTCCGTCGATAGCCAACGGTTTCTACTACGACATCGACACCGCCCACACATTCGTTCCTGAAGACCTTGAGAAAATCCAGGCCGAGATGGAGAAAATCGTTAAAGCCGATCTGCCCATCGAACGCATGGAAACAAGCAGGGAAGAGGCGCTCAAGCAATTCGGCGAAATGGGCGAGACTTACAAACAGGAACTCATCCGCGACCTGCCTGAAGACGTAACAATATCCCTCTATAAGCAAGGCGAATTTGTCGACCTGTGCGCGGGTCCTCATGTTCCCTCCACCGGCCGCGTTAAAGCGATCAAACTGCAAAGTCTGGCCGGAGCCTACTGGCGGGGCGACCAGCACAACAAAATGCTCCAACGCATCTATGGCACCGCTTTCGAAAAGAAGAGCGACCTTGACGACTATCTGACGATGCTCGAAGAAGCCGCCAAGCGCGACCACCGCAAACTTGGCCGCGAACTTGATTTGTTCAGCATTCAGGACGAGGGTCCGGGCTTCCCCTTCTTTCACCCCAAGGGCATGATTGTTCGCAACGAACTGGAAAACTTCTGGCGCCAGCTACACGTAAAATACGGCTATCAGGAGATCAAGACACCGATCATTCTCCACCAGAAGCTCTGGCAGCAATCGGGCCACTGGGATCACTACAAAAACAACATGTACTTCACCACCATCGACGACGAAGGCTATGCCGTAAAACCCATGAACTGCCCGGGCGGCATCCTTATCTACCGGTCTCAGCACCATAGCTATCGCGAGTTTCCCTTGCGCACCTGCGAACTCGGCCTCGTTCACCGTCACGAACTCAGCGGCGCTCTCCACGGCCTGATGCGCGTACGCAGCTTCACCCAGGACGACGCCCACATCTTCTGCCTGCCCTCGCAGATCAAGTCCGAAATCAAGGGTGTTATCGATCTCTTCAACACAATCTACGGCACCTTCGGCATGAGCTACCATGCCGAACTCAGCACAAAGCCCGAAAAAGCCATGGGCTCGGACGAAGTCTGGGAAGAGGCCACCGAAGCCCTCCGTGAAGCCCTCGAAGAATACGGCATGGTGTATAAGATTAACCCCGGCGACGGCGCCTTTTACGGCCCCAAAATCGACTTCCATCTCCGCGACTCCATCGGCCGGACGTGGCAGTGCGGCACAATCCAGCTTGACATGCAGATGCCGGAAAAATTCGACCTGACCTTTGTCGGCGAAGACGGGCAGAAACACCGCCCGGTTATGATCCATCGCACCTGCTACGGCAGCATCGAACGCTTCATCGGCATTCTTATCGAGCACTATGTCGGGGCATTTCCTGTCTGGCTCGCCCCCGTCCAAGTCAAGATCCTGCCGATAACCGACCGTCAGATAGAATACGCCCATACCCTGGCGGCCCAGATGAAGGCCAAGAATATCCGCGTCGAAATCGACGACCGCAACGAAAAGATCGGCTATAAAATTCGCGAAGGCCAGATGGAGAAAGTCCCCTACATGCTGATTATCGGCGACAAGGAGAAGGATACCGGCACCGTAGCCGTGCGTCAGCGGGGCAAAGGCGACATCGGTTCCGTGCCTGCGGCAGACTTTATCGCCGGCGTTATGGACGAAATCGTCGCCAAGTCCTGA
- the infC gene encoding translation initiation factor IF-3 — MRVVYAIRIFILLRIIRRCAAISKDNLRINEEIRAREVRVVTANNEQLGVMVLREALRIAAESQLDLVEVAPLAKPPVCRIMDYGKYKYEQQKREKEAKKKQKIVTLKEVKVRPNIEDHDFQVKLKNAQRFLQDGDKVKATVMFRGRELSHPELGRQVLVRLAGELKDIANIERDAKLEGKNMIMILAAKQQQH, encoded by the coding sequence ATGCGGGTGGTGTATGCCATCCGCATTTTTATTTTGTTACGAATTATTAGGAGGTGTGCCGCGATTAGTAAGGATAACCTTCGGATCAACGAAGAAATCCGCGCAAGAGAAGTCAGGGTCGTTACAGCCAACAACGAACAGTTAGGGGTCATGGTGCTTCGGGAGGCATTGCGTATTGCCGCCGAATCACAGCTTGACCTGGTGGAAGTCGCTCCTCTCGCCAAGCCGCCGGTTTGCCGGATCATGGATTACGGCAAGTACAAATACGAACAGCAGAAGCGAGAAAAGGAAGCCAAGAAGAAGCAGAAGATCGTCACCCTAAAGGAAGTCAAGGTTCGTCCCAACATTGAGGACCATGATTTTCAGGTCAAACTTAAAAATGCCCAGCGCTTCCTCCAGGATGGCGATAAAGTAAAGGCGACCGTCATGTTCAGGGGCCGCGAACTTTCCCACCCCGAATTAGGTCGTCAGGTACTTGTCCGTTTGGCGGGCGAACTCAAGGATATCGCCAACATTGAACGCGACGCCAAACTTGAAGGCAAGAATATGATAATGATTCTCGCAGCAAAACAGCAACAACACTAA
- the rpmI gene encoding 50S ribosomal protein L35, which produces MPKIKTRRSAAKRFKITGSGEFKRAKAYKSHILEKKSPARKRNLRKAGLISKADHDRVSKMLPYA; this is translated from the coding sequence ATGCCGAAAATCAAAACTCGCAGAAGCGCCGCCAAGCGGTTTAAAATCACCGGCAGCGGCGAATTCAAGCGCGCCAAAGCTTACAAAAGCCACATCCTGGAGAAGAAGTCGCCGGCCCGCAAACGTAACCTGCGCAAAGCCGGGCTTATCAGCAAGGCCGACCACGACCGCGTTTCCAAGATGCTTCCGTACGCATAA
- the rplT gene encoding 50S ribosomal protein L20: MPRVKKGVTAHRRHKKILKLAKGYRGSKSKLFKKANETVMKALYYARRDRRAKKGEFRRLWIARINAAARVNGISYSQLMNGLKIAGVQVNRKILADLAIHDSGAFTKLVDTAKAAKQ; this comes from the coding sequence ATGCCAAGGGTTAAAAAAGGCGTGACTGCACATAGAAGACACAAGAAGATTCTCAAACTCGCCAAAGGATATCGCGGGTCAAAGAGCAAGCTTTTCAAAAAAGCCAATGAAACGGTAATGAAGGCCCTCTACTACGCCCGTCGCGACCGTCGGGCCAAGAAAGGCGAATTCCGCCGCCTCTGGATCGCCCGTATCAACGCTGCCGCCCGTGTCAACGGCATCTCCTACAGCCAGCTGATGAACGGCCTGAAAATAGCGGGCGTACAGGTCAACCGCAAAATCCTCGCCGATCTCGCCATCCACGACAGCGGCGCGTTTACCAAACTGGTCGACACCGCCAAGGCTGCGAAACAATGA
- a CDS encoding class II fructose-bisphosphate aldolase encodes MSLVTMRELLQDARRRKYAVGGFNVFNFETLSAVMEVAEELKTPLVLGIPERLFKFVDVDTLSAAMVRAAQKTSVPIALHLDHGHTYEGVLKAIRWGFTSVMFDGSALPLAENLKRTKDITRIAHTLGISVEGELGYVGFNDSKTDIKDDNIVTPDIAADFVDKTKIDALAVAVGNNHGAYRGSPKLNFSRLSELNQAVNVPLVMHGGSRLSRDDYRNSIVSGISKINVATDMSQAAAETLKAELLKSPNANYIHLMSVVKKGVKDSVRKYMLAFDCISKAV; translated from the coding sequence TTGAGCTTGGTAACTATGCGGGAACTGCTGCAGGACGCCAGGAGAAGGAAGTATGCCGTCGGCGGATTCAACGTATTCAACTTCGAAACACTGAGCGCGGTAATGGAGGTAGCAGAAGAACTCAAAACTCCCCTGGTCCTCGGTATTCCCGAACGCCTCTTCAAGTTTGTCGATGTGGACACCTTGAGCGCCGCCATGGTTCGGGCCGCTCAGAAAACGTCGGTGCCCATCGCATTGCACCTGGATCACGGCCATACCTACGAAGGGGTGCTGAAAGCCATCCGCTGGGGCTTCACTTCCGTGATGTTCGACGGATCGGCGCTGCCTTTGGCCGAAAACCTCAAAAGAACTAAAGATATTACCCGCATAGCCCATACTCTCGGTATTTCCGTCGAGGGTGAACTGGGCTATGTTGGTTTTAACGATAGTAAAACGGATATCAAAGACGACAACATCGTCACCCCCGACATCGCCGCCGATTTCGTGGACAAAACGAAAATCGACGCCCTGGCGGTGGCGGTGGGCAACAACCACGGCGCCTATCGCGGCAGTCCCAAACTGAATTTCTCGCGGCTGAGCGAACTCAACCAGGCCGTCAACGTGCCTCTGGTGATGCACGGAGGATCGCGGCTCAGCCGGGACGACTACCGCAATTCCATCGTATCCGGCATATCAAAGATCAATGTCGCCACCGACATGTCGCAGGCGGCCGCTGAAACGCTCAAAGCGGAATTGCTCAAGAGCCCTAATGCCAACTACATCCACCTCATGTCGGTGGTGAAGAAGGGCGTCAAAGACTCGGTCCGTAAATACATGCTCGCCTTCGACTGCATCTCCAAAGCGGTGTAA